A window of Octopus sinensis unplaced genomic scaffold, ASM634580v1 Contig03293, whole genome shotgun sequence contains these coding sequences:
- the LOC115227448 gene encoding uncharacterized protein LOC115227448 has translation MTPSEIHKDMVRNLTENAPSCATVKRWVNEFQRGRESLEDDPIPGDLQLQPPRATLTLLFVEQDRRKSCCQIAERLGISNERADNIVTKEHGFSKVSARRVPRLLTPEQKRTRCALSTSILELFETDEENFLARFITMDESWVHYYEPETKEQSKQWKHKPST, from the coding sequence ATGACTCCATCAGAAATTCATAAAGATATGGTGAGAAACTTAACAGAGAATGCTCCTTCATGTGCAACAGTCAAACGCTGGGTAAATGAATTCCAGCGTGGCAGGGAGAGTTTGGAAGATGATCCCATACCAGGAGACCTCCAACTGCAACCGCCAAGGGCAACCCTGACCTTGCTCTTTGTAGAGCAAGATCGCCGAAAATCATGTTGTCAGATAGCCGAGAGACTGGGCATCTCAAATGAAAGAGCAGATAACATTGTGACAAAAGAACATGGGTTCTCAAAGGTTTCTGCTAGGCGGGTCCCCCGCCTTTTGACTCCTGAGCAGAAACGCACCAGGTGCGCTTTGTCCACGAGCATTCTGGAACTGTTTGAAACCgatgaagagaattttcttgctCGTTTTATTACTATGGACGAAAGTTGGGTTCATTACTACGAgcctgaaaccaaagaacaatcaaAGCAGTGGAAGCACAAACCTTCTACCTAA